The sequence below is a genomic window from Tistrella mobilis.
GATGATGTTCGGCGGCGCCGATCTTGCAGCCGAACTCGGCACCCAGGTGGCGGCCGAGCCGATGGCTTATGCCCGCGCTCGGCTGGTTCAGGCCGCACGCGGCGCCGGCATCGATCTGATCGACGTGCCGGCGCTGGATTTCCGCAACCCGGATGCCGTGGCCGAAGACGCAGCCCGCGCCCGCGCGCTGGGCTTCACCGGCAAGGCCGCGCTGCACCCCGCCAATGTTGCGGTGGTCAATGCCGCCTTCACCCCGGCCGAAGCCGAGATCGCCTGGGCGTGCCGGGTGATCGAGGCCTTCGACGCCTCGGCCGGCGGCGTCGCGGTGCTCGACGGCAAGCTGATCGAAAAGCCGGTGGTCGCGGCCCAGCGCCGGGTGCTGTCGCGCGCCCGGGCCGCCGGCCTGCTCGCCGCCTGATCCGCCTTTCCTACCAGACCAGCCTGACCCCCAGAGACAAGAACGGGAGACCTCCCCCATGGTGCAGACCCACGTGGCCGTCGGCGAGAACCGCTATCGCGAGAGCTTCGGCCGCTATTTCGAGGATTTCAGCGTCGGTGACATCTACGAGCACCGCCCGAAGCGGACCATCACCCAGAACGACAACATCTGGTTCACCCTGCTGACCATGAACACCCATCCGATGCATTTCGACGAGGAGTTCGCCAAACACTCCGAATTCGGCCAGTGCATCGTGTGCTCGCCCTTCACCGTCGCCCTGCTGGTCGGCATGAGCGTCACCGATGTCAGCCAGAAGGCGATCGCCAATCTGGGCTGGAAAGAGATCAAGCTGACCCATCCGGTCTTCGCCGGCGACACGCTGGAGGCGGAATCCGAGGTGCTGGACAAGCGCGAGAGCAAGTCGCGCCCCAATGCCGGCATCGTCACCGTGCGCACGCGGGGCATGAACCAGCACGGCAAGGTGGTCTGCGAATTCGACCGCACCATGCTGATCGCGAAAAAAGGTTACGACGTGGAAGAAAAGGCCGGTTACTGACCGGTTTCGCATCCCCCCAAGTCGACCCGCCGGTGACCACCCGTCATTCGGGAACACGAAGGACGTATCATTGGATACGTCCTTCGTCGCATCTATGACACCGGAAGAACATCGGTCGATGATGCGCAGGCAGACTAGCATCCATCTGTCGCAGCCCTGCGATCTTCGCGGGGCCTCCCAGATCATGGATGTCCAGGATGCAGGAAGTCGACACCACCTTCCGGGCCGGTTTCGTGCCGCCCGCCATCGTCCCGCCGCTGCTGCCCGCGATCGAGGAGCACATCGCCCGCTGGCGCGATGACGGCCGCCTGGACGGGCTGCTGCGCCTGACGGCCGAAGAACTCCTCACCCTTTGCCGCGACGACCTGCCGGCCGATTATCTGCGCTTCCTGAGCGAGGCGGGGGCGGGGCCGCTACCGGTCGACGGGCTGACAATATTCTGCGGCACGCTCGACTTCGACGAGGTCTACGGGCGCGAGGATGGCCGCCGCCATGCGATCTTCGCCACCGACGGCAGCGGCGCCTGCTACGCCTTCGACCGGCGGGACGGGCTGGCCGTGGTCCGCATTCCCGCCACGGGGGAGCCCGTCAGCCGCGTGGCCGCGGATCTGACGGGTTTTCTGACCGCCCTTCTGGATTGATCCAACAGCCTTATCGACTGATTGTTTGTCAGCGGCCGCGGGTCGCGCTAGGCTATCCTCTTCCGTCTTGCCGCACCCCTGATGATGCGGCAGACCGGATCGGGCCGACCGGCCCCGGGGGGAGGATCGCGCGATGACCGATGATGCCGGACTGCGCGGCGTCCGGACATTGATCCTGGATGCCGGCCCCCATGCCAGCAGCTCGGGGCGCCTGATCCGCCATCTGGCTGCGGAAGAGGGCGATGCCCGGGTACTCCGCCTCAGCGGCACGCATGAAGACATGCTCTCAAGGGTCTGCCGGGCCGTAACCACCACCCCGGGTGTGGTCGTCTGCGGCCATAATCTGGGCGCGGCCCTGGCGCTGCATCTGGCAGACCGTCCGGTCGCGGAAGCCGTGGGTGGCCTGCTGCTGCTGGCCCCGGCCGATGTCGAGCAGCGCCCCGGGCTTGAAGATCACGGCCCCCTGCCCCGCGGCCCGCTGCCCTTCCCCACCATCATCGCCGCCCGGCCGGGGGATCCCTGGATGGATGCGGCCCGGCTGAAACGGCTGGCGCTCTGCTGGTGCGCGGAACGGGTGGAGCTTGGCGGCGACGACGACCGGCCGGTGCTGCGCCGCCTGCTGCGGCGGCTGCTGCTCAGGGTACGCGTCGAACGCGACGGGCCGGTCACCTCCGGCCGGCCGCCGCTGATGGCTGAAGACGGCCCGCCCGCCCTTGGCTGGCTGATGTGATCAGGCGAGGCCCCGCCCGGATCAGATTCCGACCGGTCCGGTGAAGTGGCGGGTGTTCCGCCCGATCGCCGCCCGCGCCGCCTTCAGCTCAGCCTTCGCCACCGTCTGCAGATGCACCTCGTCGGGCCCGTCCAGCACCCTGAGTGCCCGGCCCCAGGTCCAGAGCCCCGCGAGCGGGGTGTCGGGCGACAGGCCCGCGGCCCCGAAGACCTGCATCGCCCGGTCCAGCACCCGGGTCTGCAGCCGCGCGCTTGCGACCTTGATCGCAGAGACCGCCGTGCGCGCCGCGGCATTGCCCTTCACGTCCATCAGCCAGGCCGCCTGCATCACCAGCAGCCGGCACTGATCGATCTCGATCCGGCTTTCGGCGATCCATTCGCGGATATTGGCGCGATCGGCCAGCGGCGCGCCGCCGATCCGCCGTTCCAGCGCCCGCTCGGTCATCAGTTCCAGGGCCAGTTCACACTGCCCGATGGACCGCATGGCATGGTGCACCCGTCCCGGCCCCAGCCGGGCCTGGGCGATGGCGAACGCCTCCCCTTCGGCCCCGATCAGGTTGTCGGCCGGCACCCGGACATTGCGGAACACGATCTCGCCATGGCCGTCGGCCGCATGCGCGCCCATCAGCGTGATGTCGCGCACGATCTTCACGCCCGGCGCGTCGATCGGCACGATCACGAAGGAATGCCGCCGGTGGCGCTCCACCAGCCCCTCGGGATCCGAGACACCGAAAACGATGGCAAACGTCAGATGCGGATGGCGGGTGCCGGTGATGAACCATTTCCGCCCCTCGACCACATAGTCGTCACCATCCCGGCGGATGGTGGTCGCCAGCGAGGTGGGGTCGGAGGACGGCGCATCCGGCTCCGACATGCAGAACACCGACCGGATCTCTCCCAGGAGCAGCGGATCCAGCCAGCGCGCCTTCTGCGCCGCCGTGCCGAACAGCTGGAGCAGTTCCATGTTGCCGCTGTCGGGGGCGGCGCAGTTGAACACCTCCGACGCCCAGGGCACCCGGCCCATGATCTCGGCCAGCGGCGCGTATTCGGCGTTCGACAGCCTGACCCCCGGCTGGTCGTCGGCAAGCGACGGCAGGAACAGGTTCCACAACCCGGCCTCCCAGGCCCGCGCCTTCAGCCGCTCGATCACCTCCGTCGGGTGGCCTCCCTCCAGAAAGGTGCGCGTCACAGCCCCATGGGCCGGCAGGATGTAGTGGTCCATGAAATCCGTCAGCCGCTGGCGCAACGCCTCGACATGGGGCGGATGGTCGAACTGCATATTGTTGTTCTTTCTGTCTGCCGGACCTGGACTGATATAATTCATACGTTCGTTTGAATTGAAGATGGCACAGCACCCGACCACGGTCAAGGCATGGCGGCCATGCCGGCGCGGCCGATTCCGGAAGTGACTGGGTCTGGAACCGGAGGAACAGATGATGTGCCCGGGCAGGCGGTACCGGCTCTCCGGTTCCAGGCCCATCTGGCGGGGTGGAACAGCCACCCTGATGAAAGGACGGATCAATGGAGCATCGTCAGCTCGGTGCCTCGGGCCTGAAACTGCCGGTTCTGGGGCTCGGCACCGGCACCTTCGGCGGCGCGGGGCCGCTGTTCGGCGCCTGGGGCAACACCGATGCCGCAGAGGCCCGGCGCATGATCGATATCTGCCTGGAAGCCGGCGTCACCCTGTTCGACAGTGCCGACATCTATTCCGACGGCGCTTCGGAAGAGGTGCTGGGCCAGGCGATTCGCGGCCGGCGCGACCAGGTGATCCTGTCGACCAAGATGGGCCTGCCCACGGGGCCCGGCGGCAACGATGCCGGTGTCGGCCGTGACCGGCTGATCCGGGGCGTGGACGCGGCGCTCCGCCGGCTCGGGACCGACCGGATCGATATCCTGCAGCTCCACGCCCATGATGCGGCGACCCCGGTGGAAGAGGTCGTGGCAACGCTCGATGATCTGATCCGCATGGGCAAGCTGCGCCATGCCGGCGTCTCGAACTATCCCGGCTGGGCCCTGATGAAGGCGCTGGCGGCCGCCGACCGCACCGGCCGCAACCGCTTCGTCGCCCATCAGGTCTACTATTCCCTGATCGGCCGCGATTACGAATGGGAGCTGATGAAGCTGGGGCTGGACCAGAAGGTCGGCGCCCTGGTCTGGAGCCCGCTGGGCTGGGGCCGGCTGACCGGCCGCATCGGCCGCAACCGGCCGATCCCCGCCGGCAGCCGGCTGCACGACACCGCCGCTTTCGCACCGCCGGTCGACGAGGCCCTGCTCTACCGCGTCACCGATGTTCTGGACGACATCGCGGCCGAGACCGGGCGGACGGTGCCGCAGATTGCGATCAACTGGCTGCTCGGCCGCCCGACCGTCACCTCGGTGATCATCGGTGCGCGCAACGAGGCGCAGCTGCGCGACAATCTGGGCGCCGTGGGCTGGCGGCTGACGGCGGATCAGATCGCCCGGCTCGACGCCGCCGGCACCCGGGATGCGCCCTATCCGCACTTCCCCTATCAGCGCCAGGAAGCCTTCGCGCGGCTCGACCCGCCGGCCGTCTGAGGCAGCAACCGCTTCTCGTAGCGCCAGACCACGATCTCGAACGGGCCGTCGGCGGTCTGAAGCTGCACGGGCGTGGTGGCGGTGCGCTGCCATCCCGCCTTCTCGTAGAAGCGCGCAGCCCGGTCATTGCCGACCACGCAGACGAGCCAGGCGATCCCGACGCCGGCAGCGGCAAGCCGGGCTTCGGCAGCGGCCATCAGCGGCGCCGCCAGCCCCCGGCCACGCAGGGCGGGATCGACATAGAACTGGTCGAGACAGGCCCCCTTCAGCCAGAAGAAGCCTGAAGGGGATCCCTCCGGCCCGGTCACCTGCACCTCGCCTGCGGGCGCCGCCTCAAGCCGGGCCACAAAGCTCTCCAGGCGCCGCGCCCGGGCGAGCCCCGCCGATACCGCCGCCAGATGCCCGTCGCGCCAGCCCTGGTGCCAGAGCCGGGCCAGCGACGGGATATCGGCGGGGTCGAGCGGGCGCATCGGCGCCGGGTCGAGATGGATGGGAGCCTCGACAGGGGCGGTCATGGAGCGGCATCTCCTCGCGGCAGGTGCACCTCTCTGCGAGACGTACTCTCCCGAGAATAGAGTACCGCCAGGGCAAGGTGAAGCGCCGGGGGCGGAACGGCATCCGGTCCCCGGCGCGTCATCTCAACTCTTGTACCTGGCGTCAGATACCGGCCCGATCGATGGTGATCGGATCGTAGCGGGCGACATGGTGCTTGTGCGGTGGCGTCGCGAGAATGTGCCGCGCCCGGTCATCCAGCCCATCGGCGGCAAGCCGCCGATGCTGCGCGAGGACCACTTCCAGCGCCGTCACGAAGTGCTCGTAATAGTTCCACTGGTCCGGCCCGAACCCCGGATTGGCCGCCTCCCAATTGCGGATGGCATCGGTCAGCGCTTCCTGAAATTCGCCCCAGGCGAATTCGCCCGCCTCGCAGGCGGCAACGGCGATGGCGAAGGCCCGCAATTCCCAGGGCTTGTCGAAGGGCACCTGCCCCTCGCGCCGTTCAAGCAGAACGGCCAGATCGGTGCTGCAACTTGTCGATACAGGCATCATCTGCGATATCCTTGCCGGTCTGTCAGGCCGCCCGGGGGAAGCCGGTGCCGATCATCGAATCCCGGGTGACCAGGGCGGCAAGCGCATCGGCCTCCATCCCTTCGGTGCCGGCCGGGCGCTGCGGCAGCACCCAGTAGCGGATTTCGGAATTCGAATCCCACACCCGGATCTCGGTCTCCTGTGGGATGTCGATCCGGAAATCCTCTTTCAGACAGAGGCGCGGCTCGCGGATGATGCGGGCCCGATAGGGCATCGACTTGAACCAGTTCGGCGGCAGGCCGAGCACGGGCCAGGGATAGCAGGAGCAGAGCGAGCAGACGACGACGTTGTGAACCGTGTCGGTGTTCTCGACGACGATCATGTGTTCGCCCTGCAGGCCGCCGATCCCCAGTTCACGACAGGCGGCACTCGCATCCGCCAGCAGGCGGGCCTTGAAATCGGGATCGGTCCAGGCCCTGGCCACCACCCCGGCGCCGAGCCGGGGGCCGACCTCGTTCTCATAAACGGCGGCGAAGCGGTCCACACCCGCCTCGGACATCAGACCGCCCTCGATCAGAATGGCCTCGATCGCCTTGACGCGGGCCGCGATCTCTTCTTCGGTGCGGGGCGTGTAGACGAGATTGACTCGGGTCATCTGTCAGTCTCCCTTCAGGACGGCGCCAGAGTGATATAGGGCTCCCACATGTCGACATGCTGGCATGCATTGGGATCTGCATGCGCCGCCCCATAGAGCTCAGACTGGGCGAAGCGGACGGTGTAGAGATGTTCGGCCGTCTCCCCCATGCCGGCAGCGGTGGTGTCGGGAAAGACATGGGCGCCGTGATGCATCACGATCTCGCCGACACGCCCCATGGCATAGCGGGGCCGGCGATGGTGATGGCGCGGCACCGAGGCATCGACGACGACTTTGTCACCGATCCGGAATTTCGGCGCCGCGTCGATCGGCCGGGCGGCCGGGAAGCCGTTCTTCACGGCCTGGTCGGCGAAGTCGACGAGGGCCAGATCATCATTCGGCGGCAATGGCGCATCCGGATACTGAAGATAATAGGCCGTCCGCTTGTCCAGCTCCTCGCGGGTCCAGCGGCCCTTCTCGCAGCCGATCCGCTCCACCGCATCCACCCAATGCTCGTAGTAGAAGGCGGTCAGGTAGTGGAGCGGGTGCATCCCCTCCAGATGCTTGCGGAATTCGTCCAGGCCGAACATCCCGGCCCGGGCCGCGAAGGGGAACAGCGCCCAGGCCGCCTTCTCCCAGTCGGCATGATAGGGCGGCTCCCAGGCGGTGGGGCCGACCGGCCCCATCCCGTCGATGCCGCCGAGGTCGTGAATACCGTTCATGGCTTATCTCCCTGCTGCGGGACCGGTCCCGGAACCATCAGGCCGGCGCGTGGAGGCGGCGCTCCAGCAGCATGCCGTTGCGGAGCGACTTCGCGAGTGCAAGGACACCCAGATCGATCAGGGGTTCGGCCAGGATGACCGCCAGATAGGCCGCCCCGAATGCCGAAACCGACTGGAGAACCGAAAGCTCGACGCCCTGGCCGTAAAACACCCAGAACGCCACCCACGAGACGATGCCGGCCTGGTAGGTGGCCGAAAGCGCCAGCACCTGACGATAGGAGAGGTCGACATAGGGCGTGCCCGGGGCGATCAGGCGCCGCGCGGTCCAGGACAGCGCAAAGAGCGGCACCAGAAGCGTCGTCACGTTCATGCCGTATTGCGGCAGATCGAATGGCGCGAAGATCAGCCCCTGCAGCAGCAGCCC
It includes:
- a CDS encoding MaoC family dehydratase encodes the protein MVQTHVAVGENRYRESFGRYFEDFSVGDIYEHRPKRTITQNDNIWFTLLTMNTHPMHFDEEFAKHSEFGQCIVCSPFTVALLVGMSVTDVSQKAIANLGWKEIKLTHPVFAGDTLEAESEVLDKRESKSRPNAGIVTVRTRGMNQHGKVVCEFDRTMLIAKKGYDVEEKAGY
- a CDS encoding alpha/beta hydrolase, with protein sequence MTDDAGLRGVRTLILDAGPHASSSGRLIRHLAAEEGDARVLRLSGTHEDMLSRVCRAVTTTPGVVVCGHNLGAALALHLADRPVAEAVGGLLLLAPADVEQRPGLEDHGPLPRGPLPFPTIIAARPGDPWMDAARLKRLALCWCAERVELGGDDDRPVLRRLLRRLLLRVRVERDGPVTSGRPPLMAEDGPPALGWLM
- a CDS encoding acyl-CoA dehydrogenase family protein; the protein is MQFDHPPHVEALRQRLTDFMDHYILPAHGAVTRTFLEGGHPTEVIERLKARAWEAGLWNLFLPSLADDQPGVRLSNAEYAPLAEIMGRVPWASEVFNCAAPDSGNMELLQLFGTAAQKARWLDPLLLGEIRSVFCMSEPDAPSSDPTSLATTIRRDGDDYVVEGRKWFITGTRHPHLTFAIVFGVSDPEGLVERHRRHSFVIVPIDAPGVKIVRDITLMGAHAADGHGEIVFRNVRVPADNLIGAEGEAFAIAQARLGPGRVHHAMRSIGQCELALELMTERALERRIGGAPLADRANIREWIAESRIEIDQCRLLVMQAAWLMDVKGNAAARTAVSAIKVASARLQTRVLDRAMQVFGAAGLSPDTPLAGLWTWGRALRVLDGPDEVHLQTVAKAELKAARAAIGRNTRHFTGPVGI
- a CDS encoding aldo/keto reductase — protein: MEHRQLGASGLKLPVLGLGTGTFGGAGPLFGAWGNTDAAEARRMIDICLEAGVTLFDSADIYSDGASEEVLGQAIRGRRDQVILSTKMGLPTGPGGNDAGVGRDRLIRGVDAALRRLGTDRIDILQLHAHDAATPVEEVVATLDDLIRMGKLRHAGVSNYPGWALMKALAAADRTGRNRFVAHQVYYSLIGRDYEWELMKLGLDQKVGALVWSPLGWGRLTGRIGRNRPIPAGSRLHDTAAFAPPVDEALLYRVTDVLDDIAAETGRTVPQIAINWLLGRPTVTSVIIGARNEAQLRDNLGAVGWRLTADQIARLDAAGTRDAPYPHFPYQRQEAFARLDPPAV
- a CDS encoding GNAT family N-acetyltransferase — its product is MTAPVEAPIHLDPAPMRPLDPADIPSLARLWHQGWRDGHLAAVSAGLARARRLESFVARLEAAPAGEVQVTGPEGSPSGFFWLKGACLDQFYVDPALRGRGLAAPLMAAAEARLAAAGVGIAWLVCVVGNDRAARFYEKAGWQRTATTPVQLQTADGPFEIVVWRYEKRLLPQTAGGSSRAKASWR
- a CDS encoding nitrile hydratase accessory protein — its product is MMPVSTSCSTDLAVLLERREGQVPFDKPWELRAFAIAVAACEAGEFAWGEFQEALTDAIRNWEAANPGFGPDQWNYYEHFVTALEVVLAQHRRLAADGLDDRARHILATPPHKHHVARYDPITIDRAGI
- the nthA gene encoding nitrile hydratase subunit alpha, which translates into the protein MTRVNLVYTPRTEEEIAARVKAIEAILIEGGLMSEAGVDRFAAVYENEVGPRLGAGVVARAWTDPDFKARLLADASAACRELGIGGLQGEHMIVVENTDTVHNVVVCSLCSCYPWPVLGLPPNWFKSMPYRARIIREPRLCLKEDFRIDIPQETEIRVWDSNSEIRYWVLPQRPAGTEGMEADALAALVTRDSMIGTGFPRAA
- the nthB gene encoding nitrile hydratase subunit beta, with the protein product MNGIHDLGGIDGMGPVGPTAWEPPYHADWEKAAWALFPFAARAGMFGLDEFRKHLEGMHPLHYLTAFYYEHWVDAVERIGCEKGRWTREELDKRTAYYLQYPDAPLPPNDDLALVDFADQAVKNGFPAARPIDAAPKFRIGDKVVVDASVPRHHHRRPRYAMGRVGEIVMHHGAHVFPDTTAAGMGETAEHLYTVRFAQSELYGAAHADPNACQHVDMWEPYITLAPS
- a CDS encoding energy-coupling factor ABC transporter permease; its protein translation is MHIEPGIVDGAKAILGYATAAGAGLATLKFGYDEARRRGGASLLARSGIAAAVVLGLFQLLPHPAVGVSEVHLILGSTLFLMFGLAPAAIGLASGLLLQGLIFAPFDLPQYGMNVTTLLVPLFALSWTARRLIAPGTPYVDLSYRQVLALSATYQAGIVSWVAFWVFYGQGVELSVLQSVSAFGAAYLAVILAEPLIDLGVLALAKSLRNGMLLERRLHAPA